The following proteins are co-located in the Massilia litorea genome:
- a CDS encoding ABC transporter ATP-binding protein, with translation MNELKLDVQELGVRFATRDGMVDAVRNVSFTLGREKLGIVGESGSGKSTVGRALLKLHPASARIDAKVLRFGDTDLLRADEKAMRAIRGRRMSMIMQDPKYSLNPVMRVGHQIAEALLAHRKMPRAQAKDKVIAMLEAVRIRDPQRVYDSYPHEISGGMGQRVMIAMMLIPEPEIVIADEPTSALDVSVRAQVLAVLDELVTARGLGLIFISHDLNLVRSFCDRVLVMYAGRVVESIAAADLDNARHPYTRGLLAALPDMDHRRPVLPVLQRDPLWLTPEEAA, from the coding sequence ATGAACGAGCTCAAACTCGATGTACAGGAACTCGGGGTGCGTTTCGCGACGCGCGACGGGATGGTGGACGCGGTCCGCAACGTGTCGTTCACGCTGGGCCGCGAAAAGCTCGGCATCGTCGGCGAATCCGGCTCCGGCAAGTCGACCGTGGGACGCGCGCTGCTCAAACTCCATCCGGCCAGCGCCCGCATCGATGCGAAGGTGCTGCGCTTCGGCGACACCGACCTGCTGCGGGCCGACGAAAAGGCGATGCGGGCGATACGCGGGCGGCGCATGTCGATGATCATGCAGGACCCGAAATATTCGCTGAACCCGGTAATGAGAGTGGGCCACCAGATCGCCGAGGCCCTGCTGGCGCACCGCAAAATGCCGCGCGCGCAGGCGAAAGACAAAGTGATCGCGATGCTGGAGGCGGTGCGCATCCGCGATCCGCAGCGGGTCTACGACAGCTATCCGCACGAGATCTCGGGCGGCATGGGGCAGCGCGTGATGATCGCGATGATGCTGATCCCGGAACCGGAAATCGTCATCGCCGACGAGCCGACCTCCGCGCTCGACGTCTCGGTCCGTGCCCAGGTGCTGGCCGTGCTCGACGAACTGGTGACCGCGCGCGGTTTGGGGCTGATCTTCATCAGCCATGACCTGAACCTGGTGCGCAGCTTCTGCGACCGCGTGCTCGTGATGTATGCCGGCCGGGTGGTCGAATCGATCGCCGCCGCGGACCTCGACAATGCGCGCCATCCCTACACGCGCGGCCTGCTGGCCGCCTTGCCGGACATGGACCATCGCCGGCCCGTGCTGCCGGTGCTGCAGCGCGACCCATTGTGGCTCACCCCGGAGGAAGCAGCATGA
- a CDS encoding ABC transporter permease, translating into MMTTSLTITYTPAQARSESLLRAARHLLHNPMTLAGSLVVLLLVAVALCAPLIASHDPLVQDLSMALRAPDGVHWFGTDEYGRDVFSRVVHGARTTLYIVALVTAVVGPVGLAVGAVSGYFGGMVDTVFMRVTDIFISFPSLVLALAFVAALGPGLEHAVIAIALTAWPPIARLARAETRSLRKADFVAAVQLQGASPLRILLRHIVPLCLSSVVVRLTMNMAGIILTAAGLGFLGLGAQPPVAEWGAMISAGRRYMMECWWLVAMPGAAIMLVSLAFNLLGDGLRDVFDPRS; encoded by the coding sequence ATGATGACTACCTCCCTGACGATTACCTACACGCCGGCGCAGGCGCGCAGCGAAAGCCTGCTGCGCGCGGCGCGCCACCTGCTGCACAATCCCATGACCCTGGCCGGCTCGCTGGTGGTGCTGCTGCTGGTCGCGGTCGCCCTGTGCGCACCGCTGATCGCCAGCCACGATCCGCTGGTTCAGGACCTGTCGATGGCGCTGCGCGCACCCGACGGCGTCCACTGGTTCGGCACCGACGAGTACGGCCGCGACGTCTTCAGCCGCGTCGTCCACGGCGCCCGCACCACGCTGTACATCGTCGCCCTGGTAACGGCCGTGGTCGGGCCGGTCGGGCTGGCGGTGGGCGCGGTGTCCGGCTATTTCGGCGGCATGGTCGACACCGTGTTCATGCGCGTGACCGACATTTTCATTTCCTTCCCCAGCCTGGTCCTGGCGCTGGCTTTCGTGGCGGCGCTCGGCCCGGGCCTCGAACACGCGGTGATCGCCATCGCGCTCACTGCCTGGCCGCCGATCGCGCGCCTCGCGCGCGCCGAGACCCGTTCGCTGCGCAAGGCCGATTTCGTCGCCGCGGTCCAGCTGCAGGGCGCTTCGCCGCTGCGCATCCTGTTGCGCCACATCGTGCCCCTGTGCCTGTCCTCGGTGGTGGTGCGCCTGACCATGAACATGGCCGGCATCATCCTCACCGCAGCCGGCCTGGGCTTTCTCGGCCTGGGCGCGCAGCCGCCGGTGGCGGAGTGGGGCGCCATGATCTCGGCCGGGCGCCGCTACATGATGGAGTGCTGGTGGCTGGTGGCCATGCCCGGCGCGGCGATCATGCTGGTCAGCCTGGCCTTCAACCTGCTGGGCGACGGCCTGCGCGACGTGTTCGATCCGCGCAGCTGA
- a CDS encoding ABC transporter permease has translation MASTTSWRPDLARWRARAGAMRGRLASTALTLLGLLVLTFFIGRVMPVDPVLALVGPDADASMYKEAAARLGVDQPVWVQFGRYIAELGSGNLGTSLLTGNAVTADIARVFPATVELATLAIVLGALAGVPLGVFAATRRGGLGDNVVRVISLSGYSVPVFWFGMMGLLVFYAWLGWVGGSGRIALEYDGVVPRATGLLLVDTALAGNWAAFGNAVKHITLPACILGLHSMAFISRMTRSFMLAQLSQEYVLTARVKGLPEWRVVWQHAFRNILVQLLTIVALAYGGLLEGAVLIETVYAWPGFGQYLTNSLLLGDMNAVMGCVLIVGIIFVTLNLVSDALYKIFDPRMK, from the coding sequence ATGGCCTCGACTACCTCCTGGAGACCCGACCTGGCCCGCTGGCGCGCCCGCGCCGGCGCCATGCGCGGCCGCCTGGCCAGCACCGCGCTGACCCTGCTCGGCCTGCTGGTGCTGACCTTCTTCATTGGCCGCGTGATGCCGGTCGACCCGGTGCTGGCGCTGGTCGGCCCCGACGCGGACGCCTCGATGTACAAGGAGGCGGCGGCCCGGCTCGGGGTCGACCAGCCGGTCTGGGTGCAGTTCGGGCGCTATATCGCCGAACTCGGGAGCGGCAACCTGGGCACCTCGCTGCTGACCGGGAACGCCGTCACCGCCGACATCGCGCGGGTGTTTCCCGCCACCGTGGAACTGGCCACACTGGCCATCGTCCTCGGCGCGCTGGCCGGCGTGCCGCTCGGCGTGTTTGCCGCCACCCGGCGCGGCGGCCTGGGCGACAACGTGGTGCGCGTCATCAGCCTGTCCGGCTATTCGGTACCGGTGTTCTGGTTCGGCATGATGGGTTTACTGGTGTTCTACGCCTGGCTGGGCTGGGTCGGCGGCTCGGGGCGCATCGCGCTCGAATACGACGGCGTGGTGCCGCGCGCGACCGGGCTGCTGCTGGTCGACACCGCACTGGCCGGCAACTGGGCGGCCTTTGGCAACGCGGTCAAGCACATCACGCTGCCGGCCTGCATCCTCGGCCTGCATTCGATGGCCTTCATCAGCCGCATGACGCGCAGTTTCATGCTGGCCCAGCTGTCGCAGGAATACGTGCTGACGGCGCGCGTAAAAGGGCTGCCGGAATGGCGGGTGGTGTGGCAGCACGCCTTCCGCAACATCCTGGTCCAGCTCCTGACGATCGTCGCGCTGGCCTATGGCGGCCTGCTCGAAGGCGCGGTCCTGATCGAAACCGTGTACGCCTGGCCCGGCTTCGGCCAATACCTCACCAACAGCCTGCTGCTGGGCGACATGAACGCGGTGATGGGCTGCGTACTCATCGTCGGCATCATCTTCGTGACCCTGAACCTGGTCTCCGATGCGCTGTATAAAATCTTCGATCCGCGGATGAAATGA
- a CDS encoding ABC transporter substrate-binding protein — MNKMIAWLRRAVQAGLAVVGAVACMAAFAATPKDQLVIGMNMNNLLSLDPAGATGNDVLGVVANLYDYLVELDPQDLSQVRPALAERWEIAPDRMSLTLTLREGVHFQSGNPLTADDAAWSLRRVLKLNLAMASPWKSYGFKAANVERLIRAEDARTLRIDLPEATDPRMVLYTLATSVSAAILDRQAVMAHQKNGDLGAAWLLTHAAGSGPFALTEWRAKDAMLLDRFDGYWRGPARLRRVVMRHIGESLSLRFMIERGDVDLAAGMAGPDIEALKKHGGVVVQPVLRGTSYYVAVSMKDPHFADRRVRLALRSLIDYQGINAAIMPNYGVSHQRPVMIGLAATLPDPGYRLDPAAARKLLVEAGYPKGFGTTIRVMSDPPLINIATSLQATLALAGIDAKILSGTGNQVYGAMRERKFEIIVGRGGGGVEPHPHANLRALVYNPDNSDAARLTNFQGWRTSFHDPEINRLIEEAVRERDPAVQDEMYRRIQQRYEREVGAIQPVSQMVETVVLSKRVHNYIGHPSATTHLRDVYKD; from the coding sequence ATGAACAAGATGATCGCATGGCTGCGCCGGGCGGTGCAGGCTGGATTGGCGGTGGTGGGGGCGGTGGCCTGCATGGCCGCCTTCGCCGCCACCCCGAAGGACCAGCTGGTGATCGGCATGAACATGAACAACCTGCTGTCGCTCGACCCGGCGGGCGCCACCGGCAACGACGTGCTCGGGGTGGTGGCCAACCTGTACGACTACCTGGTCGAACTCGATCCGCAGGATTTGAGCCAGGTGCGGCCGGCGCTGGCCGAACGCTGGGAGATCGCCCCCGACCGCATGAGCCTCACGCTGACCCTGCGCGAGGGCGTGCATTTCCAGTCCGGTAACCCGCTGACGGCCGACGACGCGGCCTGGTCCTTGCGCCGGGTGTTGAAACTCAACCTGGCAATGGCCTCGCCCTGGAAAAGCTACGGCTTCAAGGCCGCCAACGTCGAGCGCCTGATCCGCGCCGAGGACGCGCGCACCCTGCGCATCGACCTGCCGGAAGCGACCGATCCGCGCATGGTGCTCTATACGCTCGCCACTTCGGTCAGCGCGGCGATTCTGGATCGCCAGGCCGTCATGGCGCACCAGAAGAACGGCGACCTCGGTGCGGCCTGGCTGCTGACCCACGCCGCCGGTTCGGGTCCGTTCGCGCTGACCGAATGGCGCGCCAAGGACGCCATGCTGCTGGACCGCTTCGACGGCTACTGGCGCGGGCCGGCCAGATTGCGGCGCGTGGTCATGCGCCACATCGGCGAATCGCTGTCGCTGCGCTTCATGATCGAGCGCGGCGACGTCGACCTGGCCGCCGGCATGGCCGGTCCCGACATCGAGGCGCTCAAAAAACATGGGGGCGTGGTGGTGCAGCCGGTCCTGCGCGGCACCTCCTACTATGTGGCCGTCAGCATGAAGGATCCGCATTTTGCCGATCGCCGGGTGCGGCTCGCCCTGCGCAGCCTGATCGACTACCAGGGCATCAACGCGGCCATCATGCCGAATTACGGCGTCAGCCACCAGCGGCCGGTCATGATCGGCCTGGCGGCCACCTTGCCCGATCCCGGCTACCGGCTCGACCCGGCGGCCGCCAGAAAACTGCTGGTCGAGGCGGGCTATCCGAAAGGCTTCGGCACCACGATCCGCGTGATGTCGGATCCGCCGCTGATCAACATCGCCACTTCCTTGCAGGCCACGCTGGCGCTGGCCGGCATCGACGCGAAAATCCTGTCGGGCACCGGCAACCAGGTCTACGGCGCGATGCGCGAGCGCAAATTCGAGATCATCGTCGGCCGCGGCGGCGGCGGGGTCGAACCGCATCCGCACGCCAACCTGCGCGCCCTGGTCTACAACCCGGACAACAGCGACGCCGCCCGCCTGACCAATTTCCAGGGCTGGCGTACCAGTTTCCACGATCCCGAGATCAACCGCCTGATCGAGGAGGCGGTGCGCGAGCGCGACCCGGCCGTGCAGGACGAGATGTACCGCCGCATCCAGCAGCGCTACGAACGCGAAGTCGGCGCCATCCAGCCGGTCTCGCAAATGGTCGAAACGGTCGTGCTGAGCAAGCGCGTTCACAACTACATCGGCCACCCCTCGGCCACTACCCACCTGCGCGATGTTTACAAAGACTGA
- a CDS encoding mandelate racemase family protein gives MKIERVQGTVFHYLSSRTSDSAGHSHPGPEKRVTMAMLTITTDDGHRGHAFGPVEVIRPHILEAFARKVLIGQDPFDRERLWQDLEHWQRGSAGQLTDRALAVIEQALWDLAGRALKTPVYKLLGAYRDKVPAYGSTMCGDQLEGGLSTPDDYARFAVKLVERGYKAIKLHTWMPPVSFAPNVSMDIKACAAVREAVGPDIALMLDGYHWYSRTDALTIGRALERLNFAWFEEMMNEQSIASYAWLAGQLDIPIVGPESIAGKHHSRADWVKAGACDILRAGVPGVGGITPTLKVAALADAFGMNCEVHGNGAANLAVTAAIKNCQWYERGLLHPFLDYDQVPAYLNSLADPMDADGFVHLSQQPGLGEDINFGYIEAHTVETY, from the coding sequence ATGAAAATTGAACGCGTCCAGGGAACTGTGTTCCACTACCTGAGCAGCCGTACCAGCGACAGCGCCGGCCATTCCCACCCGGGCCCGGAAAAGCGCGTGACGATGGCGATGCTCACCATTACCACCGACGACGGCCACCGCGGCCATGCGTTCGGCCCGGTCGAGGTGATCCGCCCGCACATCCTGGAAGCCTTCGCGCGCAAGGTGCTGATCGGGCAGGACCCCTTCGACCGCGAGCGCCTGTGGCAGGACCTCGAACACTGGCAACGCGGCAGCGCCGGCCAGCTGACCGACCGCGCGCTGGCCGTGATCGAGCAGGCCCTGTGGGACCTGGCCGGCCGCGCGCTGAAGACGCCGGTATATAAACTGCTCGGCGCCTACCGCGACAAGGTGCCGGCCTACGGCAGCACGATGTGCGGCGACCAGCTCGAAGGCGGCCTGTCCACGCCCGACGACTACGCGCGCTTCGCCGTCAAGCTGGTCGAACGCGGCTACAAGGCGATCAAGCTGCACACCTGGATGCCGCCGGTGTCGTTCGCGCCCAACGTCTCGATGGACATCAAGGCCTGCGCCGCGGTGCGCGAGGCGGTCGGCCCGGACATTGCCTTGATGCTGGACGGCTACCACTGGTACAGTCGTACCGACGCGCTGACCATCGGACGCGCGCTCGAGCGCCTGAACTTCGCCTGGTTCGAGGAAATGATGAACGAACAAAGCATCGCGTCCTATGCCTGGCTTGCCGGCCAGCTCGATATTCCGATCGTCGGGCCCGAATCGATCGCCGGCAAGCACCACAGCCGCGCCGACTGGGTCAAGGCCGGCGCCTGCGACATCCTGCGCGCCGGCGTGCCGGGCGTGGGCGGCATTACGCCGACCCTGAAAGTGGCGGCGCTGGCCGACGCCTTCGGCATGAACTGCGAAGTGCATGGCAACGGCGCGGCCAACCTGGCGGTGACGGCGGCGATCAAGAACTGCCAGTGGTACGAGCGCGGCCTGCTGCACCCCTTCCTCGACTACGACCAGGTCCCGGCCTACCTCAATTCGCTGGCCGACCCGATGGATGCCGACGGTTTCGTCCACCTGTCGCAGCAGCCGGGCCTGGGCGAAGACATCAACTTCGGCTACATCGAAGCGCATACCGTGGAAACCTACTGA
- a CDS encoding TonB-dependent receptor plug domain-containing protein: protein MYQNCPPQRRTILATAVALAVLSLAGAAAAQEAAPAAPMQKVEITGSSIKRVASEQAVPVTTVKAEEMTNSALTTVADVVTSLPVGATNVPSSAGAGTNVNMRGIGINRTLVLLNGRRLANEPISDGFVNVDVIPMSALSRAEVLRDGASSTYGADAVGGVLNFITRPSFKGLNVTAQTVQPERSGGGREYRLSVLGGVGSLAEDGWNVYATVDHHKRSALDSADRPELSSPEQLASLGIAPKLSTGTYAQPANIFSPSTGITGNPYYSKGCTAPYSVPAPKNTCALSANYILALPGNAQTTFFSKGSLRHGDDKLFTAELLYAKEHIKTQKAPTTSVGFNGVTMKITPSSPYYPGGSAGVPAIAGINGSPLNVSWSVAELGPAIADDEQQNMRLVLADEGKALGWDYRLGFVYAAGRRDSYFVRGYLNGPQLNAGVLNGILNPFGTQDAKGLDYLKSISVDGNQIRHTTNVYTGVDTTFTRELVQLGGGALTLATGAEFHHDGDEDRSLDGDALVPYQNRMPSHSRGSRNIAAAFAELDLPFTKELDVGLAVRGDRYSDFGSTVNPKLTVRWQPTKLLMLRGSASTGFRAPTIFDRYGYRLPGATALTTARWDDPLLCPGGRMGVPGTGTAVAGANPLVVCNAILPIQQGSNPDVEPEKARNLTAGVVVEPIRNATVSVDWYDIRVRNSIGVLAQNAIFTNTAKYADLFVRNPDGSLAYVKDTTDNLGDLRTSGIDLGLQYKLPRNPLGDFRVGLEGTYVTRFQTQNEKGGEWISNLGRFGSIGSGNVSSAPTYTFRWKHTARLSWNRADWFGQLTNFYNTGYHDLNNVLPEFRRDISSYSIWNLTAGYKGIPHTTILVGVSNLADTRPPATNSNATGYANNVSSPIGRAWNLRLSYDL from the coding sequence ATGTACCAGAATTGCCCACCGCAGCGACGTACCATCCTGGCGACCGCGGTCGCCCTTGCAGTCCTCAGCCTGGCCGGCGCGGCCGCGGCCCAGGAGGCCGCGCCGGCCGCGCCGATGCAGAAAGTCGAAATCACCGGTTCCAGCATCAAGCGCGTCGCCAGCGAGCAGGCGGTGCCCGTCACCACCGTCAAGGCGGAGGAGATGACCAACAGCGCGCTGACCACGGTTGCCGACGTCGTCACTTCGCTGCCGGTGGGCGCCACCAACGTGCCCTCGTCGGCCGGCGCCGGCACCAACGTCAACATGCGCGGCATCGGCATCAACCGCACCCTGGTCCTGCTCAACGGCCGGCGCCTGGCCAACGAGCCGATCTCGGACGGTTTCGTGAACGTCGACGTGATCCCGATGAGCGCATTGAGCCGGGCCGAAGTGCTGCGCGACGGCGCTTCCTCGACCTACGGCGCCGATGCCGTCGGCGGGGTGCTCAACTTCATCACGCGCCCGAGCTTCAAGGGCCTGAACGTGACGGCGCAAACCGTGCAGCCGGAACGCTCGGGCGGCGGGCGCGAATACCGGCTGTCGGTGCTGGGTGGCGTCGGCTCGCTGGCCGAAGACGGCTGGAACGTCTATGCCACCGTCGACCATCACAAGCGCAGCGCGCTCGACTCGGCCGACCGCCCGGAACTGAGCAGCCCGGAACAGCTGGCCAGCCTGGGCATCGCACCCAAGCTCAGTACCGGCACCTATGCGCAGCCGGCGAACATCTTCTCGCCCAGCACCGGCATCACCGGCAATCCGTATTATTCGAAAGGCTGCACGGCGCCGTACTCGGTACCCGCGCCGAAGAATACCTGCGCCCTGAGCGCCAACTATATCCTGGCGCTGCCGGGCAATGCGCAGACCACCTTCTTCAGCAAGGGCAGCCTGCGCCACGGCGACGACAAGCTGTTCACCGCCGAGCTGCTCTACGCAAAGGAACACATCAAGACGCAGAAGGCGCCGACGACCAGCGTCGGCTTCAACGGCGTGACCATGAAGATCACGCCGAGCAGCCCGTATTATCCAGGCGGAAGCGCCGGCGTGCCGGCCATCGCCGGCATCAACGGTTCGCCCCTGAACGTATCCTGGAGCGTGGCCGAACTCGGCCCGGCGATCGCCGACGACGAGCAGCAGAACATGCGCCTGGTGCTGGCCGACGAGGGCAAGGCCCTGGGTTGGGATTACCGTCTCGGCTTCGTGTACGCGGCGGGCCGGCGCGACTCGTACTTCGTGCGCGGTTACCTGAACGGCCCGCAGTTGAACGCCGGTGTCCTGAACGGCATCCTCAATCCCTTCGGCACCCAGGATGCGAAGGGCCTCGACTACCTGAAAAGCATCTCGGTCGACGGCAACCAGATCCGCCACACGACCAACGTGTACACGGGCGTCGACACCACCTTCACGCGCGAACTGGTTCAACTGGGCGGCGGCGCGCTCACCCTCGCCACTGGCGCCGAATTCCACCACGACGGCGACGAGGACCGCTCGCTCGACGGCGACGCCCTGGTCCCGTACCAGAACCGCATGCCGAGCCACTCCAGGGGCAGCCGCAACATCGCGGCCGCCTTCGCCGAGCTCGACCTGCCGTTCACGAAGGAACTCGACGTCGGCCTGGCAGTGCGCGGCGACCGCTATTCCGACTTCGGCAGCACCGTCAACCCGAAGCTCACCGTGCGCTGGCAGCCGACGAAGCTGCTGATGCTGCGCGGCTCGGCCAGCACGGGCTTTCGCGCCCCGACCATCTTCGACCGCTACGGCTACCGGCTTCCGGGCGCCACCGCGCTGACCACTGCCAGGTGGGATGACCCGCTCCTGTGCCCGGGTGGACGGATGGGCGTGCCCGGCACCGGCACGGCCGTCGCCGGCGCCAATCCGCTGGTGGTCTGCAATGCCATCCTGCCGATCCAGCAGGGCAGCAACCCGGACGTGGAGCCGGAGAAGGCGCGCAACCTGACCGCCGGCGTGGTGGTCGAGCCGATCCGGAACGCCACCGTTTCGGTCGACTGGTACGACATCCGCGTCCGGAACAGCATCGGCGTGCTGGCCCAGAATGCGATCTTCACCAACACCGCCAAGTACGCCGACCTGTTCGTCAGGAACCCGGACGGCTCGCTCGCCTATGTGAAGGACACTACCGACAACCTGGGCGACCTGCGCACCAGCGGCATCGACCTGGGCCTCCAGTACAAGCTCCCGCGGAATCCACTGGGCGACTTCCGGGTCGGGCTGGAGGGCACCTATGTGACCCGCTTCCAGACCCAGAACGAGAAGGGAGGCGAATGGATCTCGAACCTGGGCCGGTTCGGTTCCATCGGTTCGGGCAACGTCAGCTCGGCCCCGACCTACACCTTCCGCTGGAAGCACACGGCGCGCCTGTCGTGGAACAGGGCCGACTGGTTCGGCCAGCTGACCAACTTCTACAACACCGGCTACCACGACCTGAACAACGTGCTGCCGGAGTTCCGGCGCGACATCAGCTCGTATTCGATCTGGAACCTGACGGCCGGCTACAAGGGCATTCCCCACACCACCATCCTGGTCGGCGTCAGCAACCTGGCCGACACCAGGCCGCCGGCGACCAACTCGAACGCGACCGGCTACGCGAACAACGTGTCGAGCCCGATCGGCCGCGCCTGGAACCTGCGCCTGAGTTATGACCTGTGA
- a CDS encoding FadR/GntR family transcriptional regulator produces MNDTHPLPARKKARTLAHSVVAHISDMIRDGRIAPGEKIPSEAEVIATLGVSRSVVREAVSQMQAAGLVETFQGIGTFAVAGAPQPMGMATEGVVTMKDVLALLELRISLETEAAGLAASRRTDSDLARIHAALAHFLALCRSGAETAQADTAFHLSIAHAADNRFLYDTLNHLGTRLLPEARKNTVQFTRDAPSVYIERVTREHDDIVTAIVRRDPESARAAMRTHLSNSRERLRRAYEAHEAKSG; encoded by the coding sequence ATGAACGACACCCATCCCCTCCCGGCCCGCAAGAAGGCCCGTACCCTGGCGCACAGCGTAGTGGCCCATATTTCGGACATGATTCGCGACGGCCGCATCGCGCCGGGCGAGAAGATTCCCTCCGAGGCGGAGGTGATCGCCACGCTCGGCGTGAGCCGTTCGGTGGTGCGCGAAGCGGTCTCGCAGATGCAGGCCGCGGGCCTCGTCGAGACCTTCCAGGGCATCGGCACTTTTGCAGTGGCGGGCGCGCCCCAGCCGATGGGCATGGCGACGGAAGGCGTCGTCACGATGAAGGACGTGCTCGCCCTGCTCGAGCTGCGCATCAGCCTGGAGACCGAAGCCGCGGGGCTGGCGGCCAGCCGCCGCACCGACAGCGACCTGGCCAGGATCCACGCCGCGCTGGCGCATTTCCTCGCGCTCTGCCGTTCCGGCGCCGAGACGGCACAGGCCGATACCGCCTTCCACCTGTCGATCGCGCATGCCGCCGACAACCGCTTCCTGTACGACACCCTGAACCACCTGGGCACCAGGCTGCTCCCCGAAGCGCGCAAGAACACCGTCCAGTTCACGCGCGATGCCCCGTCGGTGTACATCGAGCGGGTGACGCGCGAACACGACGACATCGTGACCGCGATCGTCCGCCGCGATCCCGAGTCGGCGCGCGCGGCGATGCGCACCCACCTCAGCAACAGCCGTGAGCGCCTGCGCCGGGCTTACGAGGCCCATGAGGCGAAATCGGGCTGA
- a CDS encoding glycerate kinase — translation MMSRERKPLRVLVAPDSFKGSLPASAVAASIAAGVRAAIPGALVSEAPIADGGEGSASAIAQGLGGTWLQVSVRDANGATIAVPFAACTSPALGSFAVLDVAEIVGLPAAVAAPGARSTRGVGQAIRAIHERGFTTIALGLGGSSTNDAGAGMLAELALVCRDEAGNELDPVFDNLMRVQSVERRPGAEWLGGLHLIGLTDVTSPLNGPEGASMIFGGQKGYGDLAQADAVLAHFARCCTALLGDDLSRAAGAGAAGGLGFAVTVVGGSLRPGAQFVLEAHRLTPGAVDYDWIITGEGRSDGQTLLGKGPAMVARLARDSGIPVTLLSGAVELDPALEAAFDGCFSIQPGPVSLDYAMRNAGMLLERAGRQVAALFGKAHSRG, via the coding sequence ATGATGTCGCGTGAACGCAAACCGCTGCGGGTGCTGGTCGCCCCCGATTCCTTCAAGGGCAGCCTGCCGGCCAGCGCCGTCGCCGCCAGCATCGCCGCCGGCGTGCGCGCCGCCATCCCCGGCGCGCTGGTGAGCGAGGCCCCGATTGCCGACGGCGGCGAGGGGTCCGCCAGCGCCATCGCCCAGGGGCTGGGCGGGACCTGGCTGCAGGTCAGTGTGCGGGACGCCAACGGCGCCACGATCGCCGTGCCCTTCGCGGCCTGCACCAGCCCTGCGCTGGGCAGCTTCGCGGTGCTCGACGTCGCCGAGATCGTCGGCCTGCCGGCGGCCGTCGCAGCGCCGGGCGCACGCAGCACGCGCGGCGTCGGCCAGGCGATCCGGGCGATCCACGAACGCGGCTTCACGACGATTGCGCTCGGCCTGGGCGGATCGTCGACCAACGATGCCGGCGCCGGCATGCTGGCGGAACTGGCCCTGGTGTGTCGCGACGAAGCCGGGAACGAGCTCGATCCGGTCTTCGACAACCTGATGCGGGTGCAGTCGGTCGAGCGCCGGCCCGGTGCCGAATGGCTGGGCGGACTGCACCTGATCGGCCTGACCGACGTGACCAGTCCCCTCAACGGGCCCGAGGGCGCCAGCATGATATTCGGCGGACAAAAGGGATACGGCGACCTGGCGCAGGCCGATGCCGTGCTGGCGCATTTCGCCCGTTGCTGCACGGCCTTGCTGGGGGACGACCTGAGTCGCGCCGCCGGAGCGGGCGCCGCCGGCGGCCTGGGGTTCGCCGTGACGGTGGTGGGCGGCAGCCTGCGCCCGGGTGCGCAGTTCGTGCTCGAGGCGCACCGGTTGACGCCCGGCGCGGTCGACTACGACTGGATCATCACCGGGGAAGGGCGCTCGGACGGACAAACCCTGCTCGGTAAAGGCCCGGCCATGGTGGCGCGCCTGGCCCGTGACAGCGGGATTCCGGTGACCCTGCTGTCGGGCGCGGTCGAACTCGACCCGGCCCTCGAAGCGGCCTTCGACGGCTGCTTCTCTATCCAGCCCGGGCCGGTGAGCCTGGACTACGCGATGCGCAATGCCGGGATGCTGCTGGAACGCGCGGGCAGGCAGGTCGCCGCGCTGTTCGGCAAGGCGCACAGCCGGGGCTAG